A single region of the Acidimicrobiia bacterium genome encodes:
- a CDS encoding pyridoxamine 5'-phosphate oxidase family protein, whose protein sequence is MSPREPITMAPGEVDEFLRTRRHVALATLDPDGAPEVAIARCRYEDRALLLTLDASSPALAAIGADDRVCCAAESCSSYYEIRGVSVHGRAQPRDDGTVIVRSEHVTSFDFAKIRERPE, encoded by the coding sequence ATGTCGCCGCGCGAGCCGATCACCATGGCGCCGGGTGAGGTGGACGAGTTCCTCCGCACGCGCCGGCACGTTGCGCTGGCGACGCTCGATCCCGACGGCGCGCCCGAGGTCGCGATCGCGCGCTGCCGATACGAAGACCGCGCACTGCTGCTGACGCTCGACGCGAGCTCTCCCGCGCTCGCCGCGATCGGTGCCGACGACCGGGTGTGCTGCGCCGCGGAGTCGTGTTCCAGCTACTACGAGATCCGCGGTGTGTCAGTGCACGGACGCGCCCAGCCGCGTGATGACGGCACGGTCATCGTCCGGAGCGAGCACGTGACGAGCTTCGACTTCGCCAAGATCCGCGAGCGGCCGGAATGA
- a CDS encoding pyridoxamine 5'-phosphate oxidase family protein: protein MSVSQEIDEFLATHTRTMLVTLRDDGSPTVHPMLALWREGALWFNTYRKSAKTRNIERDPRVCCLVLGGDDDLVPPAVVVHGTAELMAPGTPLPGGDTRPAVNPAGVSSGIVRKVADRVGTAKRIMFRVEPTRVGFLA, encoded by the coding sequence GTGAGCGTGTCGCAGGAGATCGACGAGTTTCTCGCCACCCACACGCGCACGATGCTCGTGACCTTGCGCGACGATGGATCCCCCACCGTGCACCCGATGCTCGCGCTGTGGCGCGAGGGCGCCCTCTGGTTCAACACCTACCGCAAGAGCGCCAAGACCCGGAACATCGAGCGCGACCCGAGGGTGTGCTGTCTCGTCCTCGGTGGTGACGACGACCTCGTGCCACCCGCGGTCGTCGTGCACGGCACCGCGGAGCTCATGGCACCGGGCACGCCGCTCCCAGGTGGCGACACGAGACCGGCGGTGAACCCGGCCGGCGTCTCGAGCGGCATCGTGCGAAAGGTCGCGGACCGGGTGGGCACGGCCAAGCGGATCATGTTCCGGGTGGAGCCGACCCGCGTCGGTTTCCTGGCCTGA
- a CDS encoding 3-keto-5-aminohexanoate cleavage protein — MDELIIAVGVNEDVTREQNPHVPITPAEIGEDIAACVEAGASVFHLHARDPETGRTRYNDGDLYREIFAAVRERTDALCYPTYVPAGLEETYRHVVSLAEFETAPLEIGPVISGSANISAPDWSAKTFVGGEYVLLQSHASLLYQLDVCREYDLWVSHDVFEPGGVRSAIAAWRMGHYVRPMLLKFFMSEERPFGFPPEPRFLQAYVDMLPDDLDCEWLFLPYGVNYADAMTCLTWCITHGGHVRVGVGDNPTDPDYPPSNLERVQQIAELARSLGRRIATVDHVRARFGGPRR, encoded by the coding sequence GTGGACGAGCTGATCATCGCGGTCGGGGTCAACGAGGACGTGACCCGGGAGCAGAATCCGCACGTCCCCATCACCCCCGCGGAGATCGGTGAGGACATCGCCGCGTGCGTCGAGGCGGGCGCCTCGGTGTTCCACCTTCACGCGCGCGACCCGGAGACCGGCCGCACCCGCTACAACGACGGCGACCTCTACCGCGAGATCTTTGCGGCCGTGCGCGAGCGAACCGACGCCCTCTGCTACCCCACGTATGTCCCCGCCGGGCTGGAAGAGACGTATCGGCACGTGGTCTCGCTGGCCGAGTTCGAGACCGCACCCCTCGAGATCGGCCCGGTGATCTCCGGGTCGGCGAACATCTCGGCCCCTGATTGGAGCGCCAAGACGTTCGTGGGTGGCGAGTACGTGCTGCTCCAGTCCCACGCGTCACTGCTGTACCAGCTGGACGTGTGCCGCGAGTACGACCTGTGGGTGTCACACGACGTCTTCGAGCCGGGAGGCGTTCGGAGCGCGATTGCCGCGTGGCGCATGGGTCACTACGTCAGGCCGATGCTCCTGAAGTTCTTCATGAGCGAGGAGCGCCCATTCGGGTTTCCGCCCGAGCCGCGGTTCCTCCAGGCGTACGTCGACATGCTCCCCGACGATCTCGATTGCGAGTGGCTGTTCCTTCCCTACGGCGTGAACTACGCCGACGCGATGACGTGCCTCACCTGGTGCATCACCCACGGCGGGCACGTTCGCGTCGGCGTCGGTGACAATCCCACCGATCCTGACTACCCGCCGAGCAACCTCGAGCGCGTGCAACAGATCGCCGAGCTCGCTCGATCGCTCGGTCGTCGGATCGCGACGGTCGACCACGTCCGCGCACGCTTCGGCGGACCGCGCCGGTGA
- a CDS encoding response regulator transcription factor, producing MRVLVVEDEMRMAELLEQGLREEGHAVDVARDGTDALWLGTENEYDAIVLDVMLPGMDGFEVCRNLREAGRWSPVIMLTARDAVDDRVRGLDAGADDYLMKPFSFAELAARVRSLVRRPSGARPVVVEVGDLRLDPATHRSWRGDAEIALSPKEMALLELLMRRPGEVVTRTAILEHVWDFAYDGLSNVADQYIAYLRKKIDRPFGRADIETVRGAGYRLRAPDA from the coding sequence ATGCGGGTGTTGGTGGTCGAGGACGAGATGCGCATGGCCGAGCTTCTTGAACAGGGGCTGCGCGAGGAGGGCCATGCAGTGGATGTGGCCCGCGACGGCACCGACGCGCTCTGGCTGGGAACCGAAAACGAATACGACGCCATCGTCCTGGACGTGATGTTGCCAGGGATGGACGGGTTCGAGGTCTGTCGCAACCTGCGCGAAGCGGGGAGGTGGTCGCCCGTGATCATGCTCACGGCCCGCGACGCGGTCGACGATCGCGTTCGTGGGCTCGACGCGGGGGCCGACGACTACCTCATGAAGCCCTTCAGTTTTGCGGAGCTCGCGGCGCGCGTGCGCTCATTGGTGCGGCGCCCGAGCGGTGCGCGACCGGTCGTGGTTGAGGTCGGCGACCTCCGGCTCGACCCCGCGACGCACCGATCATGGCGCGGGGACGCCGAGATCGCGCTCTCGCCCAAGGAGATGGCGCTGCTCGAGCTGTTGATGCGCCGGCCGGGTGAGGTGGTCACCCGGACCGCGATCCTGGAGCACGTCTGGGACTTCGCGTACGACGGCCTCTCCAACGTCGCCGACCAGTACATCGCCTACCTGCGTAAGAAGATTGACCGCCCGTTTGGTCGAGCCGACATCGAGACCGTGCGCGGCGCTGGATACCGGCTGCGGGCCCCGGACGCTTGA
- a CDS encoding ATP-binding protein, giving the protein MPIRIRLALGFAVAALIIFGVSGVLFERSFRNGVEKSLDPGLRAQTDTLARALHASGGADVGLNEASTTALVRTRELVAQVLDGQGRLLETTREAGARRIVTRAEASRATETTIFVQEGIDREREPFRLLARATDTSGGTRIVVVGTSLEATNEAVDRVDDALLFGGIAVVIVAGAGAWVLAGAALRPVERMRRQAAAISERDPSPQLPVPATRDELAALGSTLNDLLARLRSALERERQFVADAGHELRTPLAILRTELELASRRPRSHDELMATVIAAQRETERIARLTDELLFLASTDDAPAVPRSGASISPILEEAVASLEAEADERSVRVELDADRSIEASVAPALLRRAVENLLENALRYAPEGSTVLTRLRHTNGQVVVDVLDDGPGFPQDFLAHAFERFRRADDARSRGSGGTGLGLAIVAAVARAHGGEAVAANRPDGGAAVGIRIPAPA; this is encoded by the coding sequence GTGCCGATCCGGATCCGGCTCGCGCTGGGCTTTGCCGTTGCCGCTCTCATCATCTTCGGCGTCAGCGGCGTGCTCTTCGAGCGGTCGTTTCGCAACGGGGTCGAGAAGTCGCTCGATCCGGGACTCCGCGCGCAGACCGACACGCTCGCGCGCGCCTTGCACGCTTCAGGTGGCGCTGACGTCGGTCTCAACGAAGCCAGCACGACCGCGCTCGTGCGCACGCGCGAGCTCGTCGCCCAGGTTCTCGACGGGCAGGGCCGCCTCCTCGAGACCACTCGCGAAGCGGGAGCACGACGCATCGTGACCCGCGCCGAGGCGAGCCGCGCGACCGAGACGACGATCTTCGTGCAGGAGGGCATCGACCGCGAGCGGGAGCCGTTCCGACTCCTTGCTCGAGCAACCGACACGAGCGGCGGCACGCGCATCGTCGTTGTCGGGACCTCACTCGAAGCCACGAACGAGGCCGTCGATCGCGTCGATGACGCGCTGCTTTTCGGTGGTATCGCCGTCGTGATCGTCGCCGGCGCCGGGGCCTGGGTGCTCGCGGGCGCGGCGCTCCGACCGGTCGAGCGCATGCGCCGCCAAGCCGCTGCGATCTCCGAACGCGATCCTTCTCCCCAGCTTCCCGTTCCGGCGACGCGTGACGAGCTCGCCGCGCTGGGCTCGACGTTGAACGACTTGCTGGCACGGTTGCGCAGTGCGCTCGAACGGGAGCGACAGTTCGTTGCTGACGCCGGGCACGAGCTGCGGACGCCCCTGGCGATCCTGCGCACGGAGCTGGAGCTCGCGAGCCGTCGGCCCCGCTCACACGACGAGCTGATGGCAACCGTGATCGCGGCGCAGCGCGAGACCGAACGCATCGCACGCCTCACCGATGAGCTGCTGTTCCTGGCGTCCACCGACGACGCTCCCGCAGTGCCACGCTCCGGTGCGTCAATCTCGCCGATCCTCGAGGAGGCGGTCGCCTCGCTCGAGGCCGAAGCTGATGAACGGTCGGTGCGCGTCGAGCTCGATGCCGACCGATCGATCGAGGCATCGGTGGCGCCCGCGCTGTTGCGACGCGCCGTCGAGAACCTGCTCGAGAACGCGCTGCGCTACGCGCCGGAAGGGTCGACCGTGCTGACCCGCCTCCGTCATACGAACGGCCAGGTGGTCGTGGACGTGCTCGACGACGGCCCCGGGTTCCCTCAGGACTTCCTCGCGCACGCGTTCGAGCGCTTTCGCCGCGCTGACGATGCCCGCTCGCGGGGTTCCGGTGGTACCGGCCTGGGCCTCGCGATCGTGGCCGCGGTCGCCCGCGCGCACGGCGGGGAAGCTGTTGCGGCGAATCGGCCCGACGGCGGTGCGGCCGTGGGCATCCGCATTCCCGCGCCAGCCTGA
- a CDS encoding enoyl-CoA hydratase/isomerase family protein, protein MDEAEFLDALRSPYAADALGHPLGGAVVVELATTDSIPDSTALGDAMASLPCVVVGVGGSQSAIGDLCDVVLEPGEPALDAVLETVHSHPHTATSLAILLRGSLGRTLGDGLAAESSVYSALQGGPEFATWRAATPVRARPDDTQPAVRTERIGERLLVTLSRPDVHNAFDARMRDELLDALAIAANDPSIAEVVLAGDGPSFCSGGDLDEFGTRPDPATAHLVRLARNAGRALAAMADRVTARIHGSCLGSGIELPAFASRVVAHADTVIALPEVGMGLIPGAGGTVSLPRRIGRHRTARLALSQRPIDALTALAWGLVDEIEP, encoded by the coding sequence CTCGGTGGCGCCGTGGTGGTGGAGCTCGCAACGACCGATTCGATCCCCGATTCCACCGCGCTCGGCGACGCGATGGCCTCGCTCCCGTGCGTGGTGGTCGGTGTCGGCGGCTCGCAGTCGGCGATCGGCGATCTCTGTGACGTCGTGCTCGAGCCCGGCGAACCCGCGTTGGACGCCGTGCTCGAGACCGTCCATTCGCACCCCCATACGGCGACGTCGTTGGCGATCCTGCTGCGGGGGTCTCTCGGTCGGACCCTGGGTGACGGCCTGGCGGCTGAGTCCTCGGTCTACTCGGCACTCCAGGGTGGACCCGAGTTCGCGACGTGGCGCGCGGCAACACCTGTTCGTGCGCGACCGGATGACACTCAACCCGCCGTTCGCACCGAGCGGATCGGCGAGCGCCTTCTCGTGACGCTCTCACGGCCCGACGTCCACAACGCGTTCGACGCGCGCATGCGCGACGAGCTGTTGGATGCGTTGGCCATCGCCGCCAACGACCCTTCGATCGCCGAGGTCGTGCTCGCGGGCGACGGGCCGTCCTTCTGTAGTGGCGGCGACTTGGACGAGTTCGGGACGCGTCCCGATCCAGCCACCGCACATCTCGTCCGGTTGGCGCGTAACGCCGGCCGCGCTCTCGCCGCGATGGCCGACCGTGTGACCGCGCGCATCCACGGATCGTGTCTCGGGTCCGGGATCGAGCTGCCGGCGTTCGCGAGCCGAGTCGTCGCTCATGCCGACACGGTGATCGCGCTCCCCGAAGTGGGGATGGGCCTGATCCCCGGGGCTGGGGGGACGGTGAGCCTGCCGCGCCGGATCGGTCGTCACCGCACCGCGCGGTTGGCCCTCTCGCAGCGCCCGATCGACGCGTTGACCGCGCTGGCGTGGGGGCTTGTCGACGAGATCGAGCCCTGA